AAGCCCGCCTCCGAACAACCGTCCGAGCCCGTTACCGACAGCGGCCTGCCGCTCAAGCCGGTCTACCAGGCGGCCGACGCCGGGCCGGAGGCACCGCCGCCGGGGCAGTACCCCTTCACCCGTGGCATCTATCCCGAGATGTATCGCCGCCGCCCCTGGACGATTCGCCAGTACGCCGGCTTCGGGAGCGCCGCCGAGACCAACCGCCGCTTCCGCTATCTGCTCGAGCAAGGCCAGACCGGGCTCTCGGTCGCCTTCGATCTGCCGACGCAGATCGGCCATGATGCCGACGCGCCGATGGCGAGGGGCGAGGTCGGCAAGGTCGGTGTGTCGATCTCCTCGCTCAAGGACATGGAAACGCTGCTCGACGGGATCCCGCTGGACAAAGTCAGCACCTCGATGACGATCAATGCCCCGGCCGCGATCCTGTTGCTTCTCTACGAGCTCGTCGCCGAGCAGCAGGGCATGCCGGGCAACCGGCTGAACGGCACCGTCCAGAACGACATCCTCAAGGAGTACGCCGCCCGAGGCACCTACGTCTTTCCGCCGCGTCCGTCGATGCGTCTCACCACAGACCTCTTCGCCTATTGCAAGGAGCGGCTCCCCAACTGGAACACGATCTCGATCTCCGGCTATCACTTGCGCGAGGCGGGCGCGACGGCGGTCCAGGAGCTTGGGTTCACCATGGCGCATGCGGTCGCCTACGTCGACGCGGCCCGGGCCGCGGGGCTGGCGGTCGTGGACTTTGCGCCGCGCCTCTCCTTCTTCTTCGCCGTCTTCTCCGATTTCTTCGAAGAAGTGGCGAAGTTCCGGGCCGCCCGCCGGCTGTGGGCGCGCCTGATGAAGGAGCGGTACGGCGTCAACGACGCGCGGGCGCAGACGCTCCGCTTCCACACCCAGACGGGGGGCAGCACGCTGACGGCGCAGCAGCCGCACAACAACATCGTTCGGGTGGCGCTGCAGGCGATGAGCGCGGTGCTGGGCGGCACGCAGAGTCTGCATGCCAACTCATTCGACGAGGCGCTGGGGCTCCCGTCGGAGATGGCCGCGACCCTCTCGGTGCGGACCCAGCAGATCATCGCCCACGAGACCAACGTCGCGAGTGTCGCGGACCCGATGGGCGGCAGTTACCTCGTGGAGGCGCTCACCCGCGAACTGGATGCTGGGGCGATGGCCCTGATCGCCGAGGTCGACCGCCGCGGCGGCGCGATTGCGGCGATCGAGACCGGGTTCACCCAGGACGCCATCCAGGAAAGCGCCTACCGGTTTCAGCAGGCCGTCGAAACCGGGCGCCGCGTGGTGGTCGGCGTCAACCGCTTCCAGGGCGACGACGAGGTGGTGGAGATCGTCAAAATCAGCCCTCAGCACGAGCGCGAGCAGATCGCGGCGCTGACGCGGCTGCGCGCGGAGCGCGATGCCAGAAAGGTCGATTCATGCCTCCAGGAGGTACGCCGGGCGGCGGAGGGTACACAGAACCTGTTGCCGCCGATGCGGGAAGCGTTTCGAGCCTATGCCACCATAGGAGAGGTGTGCGGAGTGCTGCGCGACGTGTTCGGTGAGTACCGGCCGGGGTCGCGCAGCTAAGTTATGGCCACGCGAGCTCCAAAGGACGCCACGCCCTCACCCTCCGAGCGCCAGATCAACGTCCTTCGCAAGCGGAAATATGACGCCATGCATCGCGGCGGCGACCCGGATGATAAGCAGCACCCGAAAGGGAAGCTGACCGCCCGCGAGCGAATCGAGCTGCTGGTCGACCCGGGGACGTTCACCGAGCTCGACGCCTTCGCCGTCCATCGCACCGAAGCCTTCGGAATGGGGGAGAAGAAGATCGCCGGCGACGGCGTCGTCACCGGCTACGGGGCGGTCGACGGCCGGGAGCTGTTCATCTTCTCGCACGACGCGAGCGTCTTCGGTGGCTCGCTGGGCGAGGTGTTCGCCGAAAAGGTCTGCAAGGTCATGGACCTCGCCGTCCGCGCCGGCCGGCCCTGCGTCGGCATCAACGACTCTGGCGGTGCGCGCATCCAGGAAGGGGTCGTCAGCCTGGCCGGCTATGCGGACATCTTCCTCCGCAACGTCCAGTCGTCCGGCGTGGTGCCGCAGATCTCGGTGATTGCCGGACCCTGCACCGGGGGCGCCGTCTACTCGCCCGCGATCACGGATTTCGTCTTCATGGTCGAGCACCTTGGCTACATGTTCATCACCGGGCCCGAAGTGGTCCGGGTGACGACCGGCGAGACGGTCGGCTTCGACGAGCTTGGTGGCGCCGAGGTTCACAACATCAAGAGTGGGGTCGCGCACTTCCTGGACGAGTCCGAGAACGAGGCCTTCAGCAGCGTCCGCCGGCTGCTCTCTTACCTGCCGGGAAGCAATCGCGAGCGGCCGCCCGCCACGACGCCGGCGGATGATCCGCAGCGGCGTGACCGGATGCTGCAGTCGCTCATTCCGGAAAACCCGAATCAGCCCTATGACATGAAGGCGGCGATCACGGCGGTGGTTGATCAGGGCAGCTTCATGGAGGTCCAGGAGCACTTTGCCCAGAACCTCGTGATCGGCTTTGCGCGGCTCGATGGGGAAGTGGTCGGGATCGTCGGCAACCAGCCGCGCATCCTCGCCGGCGCGCTCGACATCAATGCCTCCGTCAAGGGCGCGCGCTTCGTCCGCTTCTGCGACGCCTTCAACACCCCGCTCGTCACCTTCGTCGACGTGCCGGGCTTCCTCCCGGGAACGGCCCAGGAGTACAACGGCATCATTCGGCATGGCGCCAAGCTGCTCTACGCCTTTGCCGAGGCGACGGTGCCGAAGCTCACCGTGATCACCCGCAAGGCCTATGGCGGCGCCTACGACGTCATGTCGTCGAAGCACATCGGCGGCGATTTCAACTACGCCTGGCCGGCGGCGGAGATCGCGGTGATGGGACCCCAGGCCGCGGTCAACATCATCTTCAAGCGGGAGATCGCGGCCGCCAAGGATCCGGCAAAGAAGGCAGAGCAGCTGGTCGACGACTACAAGGAAAAGTTCGCCAACCCCTACATCGCCGCCGAGCGCGGCTTCCTCGATGACGTCATCGAGCCCCAGGACACGCGACCCACATTGATCCGGTCACTCCACCTGCTCAAGGACAAGCAGGTGGAGCGGCCGCACCGCCGTCACGGAAACATCCCGCTATGAAATTCCTCGAGTACCAGGTAAAGGAGCGTTTCCGGGCCGCCGGGGTTCCCGTGCCCGACGGTCGCGTGGTCCGCACCGCTGACGAGGCGGCGCTCGCCGCTGGCGCGCTCGGCCCGATCGCCGTCAAGGCGCAGGTCCCCGTCGGGGGACGCGGAAAGGCGGGAGGGATCAAGCTCGCCAGCACACCGGCCGACGCCAAGCGCGTCGCCGGCGAGATCCTGGGCATGACGATCAAGGGCTACATCGTCAAGGAGGTCTTGTGCGAGACCGCACAGGAGATCACCCGCGAGCTCTACCTGGGACTGACGCTCGATCGCGATGCCCGCAAGCCGGTGCTGATTCTCAGCGCCCAGGGTGGCATGGAGATCGAAGAGGTGGCCGAGACCCATCCCGAGGCGATCGCCAAGCTCCATCCGGACCCGTGGCGGGGGCCATTACCGTTTGAGGTACGCGACCTCATCTTTCGGGCCGGGCTCGGTCCGCTGCAGGCCCAGCTAACGCCGCTGGTCGTGAAGCTGTACGCGCTGGCCCGGACCTATGACGCGCTCACAATCGAAATCAACCCGCTGGCGCTCACGCGCGATGGAGGCCTGGTGGCGGCAGATGGCAAGCTCGAGATCGACGAGAATGCGATGTTCCGTCACAAAGACCTGCACGGGGCCGATGACACTGAGGAGGATCCGCTGGAAGCCGAGGCCAAACGGCGCAAGCTCACCTACGTGCGTCTCGACGGCTCCATTGGCGTCATCGGCAACGGCGCCGGGCTGGTGATGAACACGCTCGACCTGGTGCAGCGCGAAGGCGGCCGGGCCGCCAACTTCCTCGACATCGGGGGCGGGGCGAAGGCCGAGGTGGTGCACAGCGCGCTGGAATTGCTGGCGAGCGACCCCCAGGTCAAAGGCATCCTGATCAACATCTTCGGTGGCATCACCCGCGGCGACGAGGTGGCCCACGGCATCATCGATGCCACGCGCGATCTCCGCCTCACCTTGCCGCTCGTTGTGCGCATGACCGGCACGCGCGAAGAGGAAGGCCGCCGCCTCCTCGAGGAGGCGGGCATTACGCCGGCGGTCAGTGCGACGGCCGCCGCCCGGAGGATCGTCGAGCTGTCGAGGGGGTCCGCGGCATGAGCATTCTCCTCACGCGCGAGAGCCGCGTCATCGTGCAGGGCCTGACCGGTCGCGAAGGCAGCTTTCATACCGAGCAGATGAAGGCATACGGGACCAATGTCGTCGCTGGTGTGAGCCCGGGCAAGGGTGGGACCACGCATCTCGGCATCCCGGTGTTTGATACCGTCGCGGAGGCCAAGCTCGAGACCGGGGCCGACGTCACCGGCATCTTCGTGCCGGCACCCTTCGCGGCAGACGCCATCATGGAGGCCGCCGCTGCCGGCGTCGGGCTGATCGTCTGCATTACGGAGGGCATTCCGCTCTATGACATGGTCCGCGCGCGCGCCTTTGTGGCAGATGCCGGCGTGAAGCTCATAGGACCGAACTGCCCCGGACTGGCAACGTCCGGTGAGGCGAAGGTCGGCATCATCCCCAACCACATCACCAGCGTGGGATCCGTCGGCATCGTCTCACGCAGCGGAACGCTGACCTATGAAGTCATCCAGGGGCTGAGCCAGGCGGGCGTGGGGCAGACCACCTCGGTGGGGATTGGCGGCGATCCAATCCTCGGACTCTCCTTCACCGAGGTGCTGCGGCTCTTCAAGGATGATCCCGCAACGCGCGCCGTCGTGGTGATCGGCGAGATCGGCGGCAGCGATGAGGAGGCCGCGGCCGAGCAAGTGATCGGCCAGGGTTTCGGAAAACCGGTCATCGGCTTCATCAGCGGGCGCACCGCTCCACCAGGAAAGCGCATGGGTCACGCCGGCGCCATCATCTCCGGAAACACCGGCACCGCGGCCTCGAAGCTGCAGGCCTTGAAGCGGGCGGGTGCGCAGGTGTGCGACACCATTGAGGAGGTGGTGGCGGCCGCCGGGGCCGCCGTGGGCCAACCGTCAAGCGCCGCGCACCGCTAAGCCGCCGGCGGCGAAACGGGCCTCAACCGGCGGCCCGTGCTCCGCGCCGCCGCCGTTTTCGCCGCTTACGCCGGGCGGGCCTCCTGCTAATGCTCGTCGTGGTCGTCCTCACTGTGATCGCCTACCTCCCGGCGGGCAGCATGACGGCGTCCGTCCCCCCGCCGCGCTACGGCGATGGATCGCAAGTCTGGCTACGGACGGCCAATGGACAGATCGTCGATGGCCTCGGGCGCAAGGTGTTGCTGCGCGGTTTCAACGACGACGCGCTGGTTTCCTATCCAAACGATCCGCCCGCGCCCCTGGACGAGATGGATGCGACGTTGATGGCGCAGGCGGGCTTCGACGTCGTCCGCCTCGGGATCGACTGGTCGCGGCTCGAGCCGGACCGCGGCCGCATCAACCAGGCCTATCTCGATCGGGTCGCCGGCGCGGTGGCCATGCTGAACCGGCACGGCCTCTGGGTCATCCTCGATATGCATTTTCGCCTTGGATGGAGCCCACGCTTCGGCTACTCCGGCGCGCCGGCATGGGCGACGATCGGCATTCCCAACTGGAATCCGTTGCATCAATCCTGGAGCCCGGCGCTCTCGCCCGCCGCTTTTACGTCCGACACCTATTTCTGGCTGACGTCCGATTGGAAAAGGGACTTCTACATGACCTGGCAGGCGGTCGCGGCCCGCTTCAGGGACAACGCCGGGGTCGCCGGGTACGACATCTTCAATGAGGCGCACCCGCTGCCCATCCCGCCTCGCATCTTCGAGAAGTCCTATCTCTGGCCGATGTTCAAGGAGGCGATCGAGGCGATCGGTACCGTCGACTCGAACCACCTCTTCTTCGTCGAGGGCATCCTGCTGCTCTCGCTGAACACGGTGGTCGTCCACCTCAAGGCGCCGAATGTCGTGTATGGCACCCACGTCTACGAGGGCTCCCTCGTCCCGCCCCAGTGGAACGGCGACCCTAGCTATCTCCGCCAGCGGTTTCAGCAGCGCGTCAGGGAAGCGGCTCAGGTGCCCGCGCCCCTTTGGGTCGGTGAGATCGGCTACGACCTGGGCGCGACGGGGGCGACCTCCTATGCGGACGCGGCCCTCGATGAAGCCGACGACCTCGGGATCGGCTGGGCCTGGTGGCAGTGGCGCGAGAGCCGGTGGTGGGGCATGGTGGACCGGGCCGGCCAGCTCGTGAACACCGAGGTGCTGCGCCACCTCGCCCGCCCCTACATGATCGCCGCGCCGACGGGCGTTCATGCCGGCCGCGGCGATGGTCTACGCGGGACGCTCACGATCCGGGTGGACGCGGGGCACGCGGATCAGCCCGTCGCGATCGGGTGGTCGGCGCTCACGCTGACGGGACCGATCGTCGGCGGCACCTGCGTCAATAGTTCCCATTGGGACGCGACAACGGGGAGGTTGACGCTTCAACTCGAAGCAGGTGTGGGATGTCAGGTAACGCTGCGGACCGCATAGCGCACGCGCCGGTCTGGGTTCGGTACGGCCTGATTCGTGGATTCATTGCCTTTGCGTCGACCCTTGCCGCCAACCTGGCGATCACGCTACTCCGGCCGGCCGACCTCTGCCGTGCGGGGCCGGGCCCGCATTCTCATCGCCCTCTCATCCCCGTACGGACGTCCATGTCGGACCCACCACCTCCCAGAGGTGGTCAGCAAAGGCCCGATGCTGCGCCGGACCTGGATGAAGGCCGTCGCCGGCGAGCCAGCCATCGCCGCGGTTGGTTTCCCGGCTGATCGCGCTGATGTCCGCGTACTGGAAACCGCGAGAGGCGGCTTCTGAACGGGCGATGTCGTTGATGGCATCGATTCGCGCCCGCAGGTGACTGGGCGTGCCGAAGGGCGCTGCGCCTGGAAGCGGCGAGAAGTCCGGGACGGAGACAGCCATAACTCGTGCTGAGCGCAATCCAAGGCTCTTGACGGTTTCATAGATCTGCGTCAACCTCGCGCGGTAGGTCGCATCGTCAGATCCCTGCACGACGTCGTTGGCCCCGATCAGAATGCTGACGAGCTCCGGTGCTGACCTCCGCGCGACCGGCAACTCTTCACGGATCAGATCGGTCGTGGTGTATCCATTGACCCCGAGATTGATGAGTACGACGTCGATGCTCAGCAGCTGCCTCAGGCGCCCGGCCAGCAGGCTCGGGAAGTTCTGCGCCTCATGCTCGAGCCCCGTCCCGATTGTGTAGCTATCGCCGAGTGCCAGGTATCGGATAGATTCCACAAGGCGATGTTAGGACCCGTGCCTGGATCGGTCGAGCCCTCGTATGCCGCGTTGCTCCGGGTGCCGGGCTTCGCTCGCGTGGTGCTGGGGACGCTCCTGGCACGTCTCGGCGGGCAGATGTGGGAGATCGTTCTGGTGCTGTTCGTCCTGCAGCGGTATCAATCGCCGAGCCTGGCGGGCCTGACCGTTCTGCTCGCGATCGTTCCGGGGCTTGCGTTGAGTCCAATTGCCGGCGCGCTGCTCGACCGCCAGGGACGCCTTCGGCTGATGATCCTCGACTACGCGGTGACGGCCGTTCTCATGGCCACGATCGTCGTCCTGTCG
This genomic stretch from Candidatus Dormiibacterota bacterium harbors:
- a CDS encoding methylmalonyl-CoA mutase family protein, with product MARPAPKPASEQPSEPVTDSGLPLKPVYQAADAGPEAPPPGQYPFTRGIYPEMYRRRPWTIRQYAGFGSAAETNRRFRYLLEQGQTGLSVAFDLPTQIGHDADAPMARGEVGKVGVSISSLKDMETLLDGIPLDKVSTSMTINAPAAILLLLYELVAEQQGMPGNRLNGTVQNDILKEYAARGTYVFPPRPSMRLTTDLFAYCKERLPNWNTISISGYHLREAGATAVQELGFTMAHAVAYVDAARAAGLAVVDFAPRLSFFFAVFSDFFEEVAKFRAARRLWARLMKERYGVNDARAQTLRFHTQTGGSTLTAQQPHNNIVRVALQAMSAVLGGTQSLHANSFDEALGLPSEMAATLSVRTQQIIAHETNVASVADPMGGSYLVEALTRELDAGAMALIAEVDRRGGAIAAIETGFTQDAIQESAYRFQQAVETGRRVVVGVNRFQGDDEVVEIVKISPQHEREQIAALTRLRAERDARKVDSCLQEVRRAAEGTQNLLPPMREAFRAYATIGEVCGVLRDVFGEYRPGSRS
- a CDS encoding acyl-CoA carboxylase subunit beta, with the protein product MHRGGDPDDKQHPKGKLTARERIELLVDPGTFTELDAFAVHRTEAFGMGEKKIAGDGVVTGYGAVDGRELFIFSHDASVFGGSLGEVFAEKVCKVMDLAVRAGRPCVGINDSGGARIQEGVVSLAGYADIFLRNVQSSGVVPQISVIAGPCTGGAVYSPAITDFVFMVEHLGYMFITGPEVVRVTTGETVGFDELGGAEVHNIKSGVAHFLDESENEAFSSVRRLLSYLPGSNRERPPATTPADDPQRRDRMLQSLIPENPNQPYDMKAAITAVVDQGSFMEVQEHFAQNLVIGFARLDGEVVGIVGNQPRILAGALDINASVKGARFVRFCDAFNTPLVTFVDVPGFLPGTAQEYNGIIRHGAKLLYAFAEATVPKLTVITRKAYGGAYDVMSSKHIGGDFNYAWPAAEIAVMGPQAAVNIIFKREIAAAKDPAKKAEQLVDDYKEKFANPYIAAERGFLDDVIEPQDTRPTLIRSLHLLKDKQVERPHRRHGNIPL
- the sucC gene encoding ADP-forming succinate--CoA ligase subunit beta, which produces MKFLEYQVKERFRAAGVPVPDGRVVRTADEAALAAGALGPIAVKAQVPVGGRGKAGGIKLASTPADAKRVAGEILGMTIKGYIVKEVLCETAQEITRELYLGLTLDRDARKPVLILSAQGGMEIEEVAETHPEAIAKLHPDPWRGPLPFEVRDLIFRAGLGPLQAQLTPLVVKLYALARTYDALTIEINPLALTRDGGLVAADGKLEIDENAMFRHKDLHGADDTEEDPLEAEAKRRKLTYVRLDGSIGVIGNGAGLVMNTLDLVQREGGRAANFLDIGGGAKAEVVHSALELLASDPQVKGILINIFGGITRGDEVAHGIIDATRDLRLTLPLVVRMTGTREEEGRRLLEEAGITPAVSATAAARRIVELSRGSAA
- the sucD gene encoding succinate--CoA ligase subunit alpha — encoded protein: MSILLTRESRVIVQGLTGREGSFHTEQMKAYGTNVVAGVSPGKGGTTHLGIPVFDTVAEAKLETGADVTGIFVPAPFAADAIMEAAAAGVGLIVCITEGIPLYDMVRARAFVADAGVKLIGPNCPGLATSGEAKVGIIPNHITSVGSVGIVSRSGTLTYEVIQGLSQAGVGQTTSVGIGGDPILGLSFTEVLRLFKDDPATRAVVVIGEIGGSDEEAAAEQVIGQGFGKPVIGFISGRTAPPGKRMGHAGAIISGNTGTAASKLQALKRAGAQVCDTIEEVVAAAGAAVGQPSSAAHR
- a CDS encoding cellulase family glycosylhydrolase — translated: MVVLTVIAYLPAGSMTASVPPPRYGDGSQVWLRTANGQIVDGLGRKVLLRGFNDDALVSYPNDPPAPLDEMDATLMAQAGFDVVRLGIDWSRLEPDRGRINQAYLDRVAGAVAMLNRHGLWVILDMHFRLGWSPRFGYSGAPAWATIGIPNWNPLHQSWSPALSPAAFTSDTYFWLTSDWKRDFYMTWQAVAARFRDNAGVAGYDIFNEAHPLPIPPRIFEKSYLWPMFKEAIEAIGTVDSNHLFFVEGILLLSLNTVVVHLKAPNVVYGTHVYEGSLVPPQWNGDPSYLRQRFQQRVREAAQVPAPLWVGEIGYDLGATGATSYADAALDEADDLGIGWAWWQWRESRWWGMVDRAGQLVNTEVLRHLARPYMIAAPTGVHAGRGDGLRGTLTIRVDAGHADQPVAIGWSALTLTGPIVGGTCVNSSHWDATTGRLTLQLEAGVGCQVTLRTA
- a CDS encoding SGNH/GDSL hydrolase family protein, with translation MESIRYLALGDSYTIGTGLEHEAQNFPSLLAGRLRQLLSIDVVLINLGVNGYTTTDLIREELPVARRSAPELVSILIGANDVVQGSDDATYRARLTQIYETVKSLGLRSARVMAVSVPDFSPLPGAAPFGTPSHLRARIDAINDIARSEAASRGFQYADISAISRETNRGDGWLAGDGLHPGPAQHRAFADHLWEVVGPTWTSVRG